Within the Calypte anna isolate BGI_N300 chromosome 10, bCalAnn1_v1.p, whole genome shotgun sequence genome, the region TACTTACTGAAGTAGCAAGGTCTGTAAAGGCAAGAAAACATGTTGCTTTTAGCTTTAAGTTGTTAGttttagttaattttaaaaaggttgGCTTAAACGAAGTAAGTACCCCAACACTTCCTGTGTGGATTTAacatcactttttaaattttaactgTTTCCCTTGCCACTGATGATGTTCAGTTTCACTTCTTGAACTACAAGCGGCAAAGTCAGAAGTTCTGCAGGGTGCATGCGGCCTGCGAGCTCCGCTCCGATGGAGGACGGAAGGACTGACGGAcggactgactgactgactgactgactgatgTCTGTGCGTGAGGCCGGAGCGGAGCCCGAGGGTAGCTGAGGGGGGATCAGGGCTCGCTTCTCCCGGCAGCGGCAGAAGGGCAGCAGGCAGTGGTGAgactcctttccttccccccgCACAGGGAGCAGCCGTTCCGCCTGCAGCCGCCCTGCCAGCCCCTCAGCGGGGGCCCGGCCGCCGCACTGCTCTGTCCCGCAAGGGCCCTCGGAGCGCCCCAGGACGGGGCGGTACAATCATTCCAGGCCTCGTCGGAGCCGGGTCCCCTCGGCTTTCATAAGCAGCCCCGCGGATGGGTCAGCCGCCCCGCCCCGGCAGCCTAAGGCGAGCAGCGGCCCCCGGCCCCTCCCGCCCGCTCGGCGCGGGCCCCACCACCCCCTCCGCAGCcgctcccctccccctgccGGAACAGCCGGCCGGCGGAAGGACAAATAGTCCTCCCGCATTGTTCGGTTTTGCACAACTTTCAGCCGCAGCGGCGGGAAGCGGGACTGCTCTCCGTCTCTCGGTGGACGGTGCCGGTCCGTCATCGGCCCCGCCGAAGAGCGGTGGGGCCATGAAGCCGGACGGGGAAGGGGCCTAGCGGGTATGGGCAACTTCGTTGCCCCCGCTTTGCTCTCCCCGCGGCGTCCGGTCCCGGAGAAGGGAGGCTCGGCGCGGCCGGGGCGGTGCGGGGGGCGGGTCGTGTTCAGCGCGCCTCGAAGCGGGTGCCGCGTTGGACCCAGAGCTCCGCCGCGGGGCTGTGCGGCGCCGGGGCGGCTCCCCCGGAGGGACCGGCCAGCGGGGCGGGGGCGACCGCGATTTTCCACCCCGCTCGGTGGCCCTTGTCCCGCTGCCCGCGCTGAGCTGCCCGGCGGGCGGCTGCCCCGGGGCCCACTGAGCGGTGTTGCCACCTCCCCCGGTCTCTGGCTGCGGTCACGGACAGCGGGAGGCCCCGCTGTGCAGCGCCAGGCCCCGCTACGGTGAGCGGGGACGGGAGAAGCAGCCTCCCGTGGCGCCCTCCCGCCGCGATTTCTCCTTACTatagctttttttctcccccttttccccccagccaactttctgcttttgtaaGAATTCCTCCTGTGGAGATTGACCCTTACGGCGAGCTAAAGCTTTCACCTATCTGTTGCTTAGCCAGAAGTACTTGTCAGTGAGCATTTTGTCAGCAGCAGTAACAAATGAAGTGTAGCTGTCAAGTGATCCCACAGAGTAAGATTGTGACTTTACAGTAGCCAACCGGCGTGCATTCCCCAGTCTCCCTCTCAGTAAAACTGTTCGGTGACTGGTTTCACCATGATATTCTCCTGCAAATGTTCTAATCTTTCCTGTTGTAGAATATgttacataatatatatatgttatataattttaattacgGCGAGGTAAATATAGCAGGCGGGGAGTGAGGCAGCAAATTCGGTTATCTATAAGA harbors:
- the LOC115598879 gene encoding uncharacterized protein LOC115598879; protein product: MGNFVAPALLSPRRPVPEKGGSARPGRCGGRVVFSAPRSGCRVGPRAPPRGCAAPGRLPRRDRPAGRGRPRFSTPLGGPCPAARAELPGGRLPRGPLSGVATSPGLWLRSRTAGGPAVQRQAPLRIIRPDDHPVCCNYGRKMEENILKLQNLQFVVGVDRLWCCSPGGDAAQKWFVCSSGRTQRRAQVLRTLIATPARKPSGGFAFSISRVGEVQFV